In one window of Methanocorpusculum sp. DNA:
- the radA gene encoding DNA repair and recombination protein RadA, with protein sequence MTALDIEDIPGVGPATADRLRDAGYITVESIATATPVDLAEAAELGESTTKKIIKAAREMADIGGFKTGTDILARRQDILKLKVLVPEIDDLFGGGLESQAITELYGEFGSGKSQIAHQLAINCQLPQELGGLGGSCLYIDTENTFRPERIEQMAEGLELADLPEGYTIPTPDEFLANIHVARAHSSDHQMLLIDAARELSNELTASGLPVKLIIIDSLTSLFRSEYAGRGTLAGRQQKLNRHMHDLFKLVDDLNAVALVTNQVMSNPGLLFGDPTKPIGGNIVGHNATYRVYLRKSKAGKRIARLVDSPNLPDGEATFMVETAGIKPC encoded by the coding sequence ATGACAGCACTTGACATTGAAGACATCCCGGGAGTCGGACCGGCAACAGCTGACCGGCTCCGTGATGCAGGCTACATCACCGTCGAAAGTATTGCGACCGCTACGCCGGTTGATCTCGCTGAGGCGGCAGAACTCGGTGAGTCCACCACAAAGAAAATCATCAAAGCTGCCCGGGAAATGGCCGACATCGGTGGATTCAAAACCGGGACAGATATCCTTGCACGCAGACAGGATATTCTCAAACTGAAGGTCCTTGTCCCCGAGATCGATGATTTATTCGGCGGCGGTCTTGAATCCCAGGCGATCACCGAACTCTACGGTGAATTTGGTTCAGGAAAGTCTCAGATCGCACATCAGCTCGCGATAAACTGCCAGCTCCCGCAGGAACTTGGCGGACTTGGCGGAAGTTGCCTCTACATCGACACCGAGAATACCTTCCGTCCCGAACGTATAGAGCAGATGGCAGAAGGGCTCGAACTCGCAGATCTCCCGGAAGGATATACCATTCCGACGCCTGACGAGTTTCTGGCAAATATCCACGTGGCACGCGCCCACTCTTCAGATCACCAGATGCTTCTGATCGACGCTGCCCGCGAACTCTCCAATGAGCTCACGGCATCCGGCCTTCCGGTCAAGCTCATCATCATCGATTCACTGACCAGTCTCTTCCGGTCAGAGTATGCCGGCCGCGGGACCCTTGCCGGAAGACAGCAGAAACTCAACCGGCACATGCACGACCTCTTCAAACTGGTCGACGATCTGAATGCGGTTGCCTTAGTAACAAATCAGGTCATGTCAAACCCTGGCCTTCTCTTCGGCGACCCGACCAAACCGATCGGTGGAAACATTGTAGGACATAATGCCACCTACCGCGTGTATCTCAGAAAGAGTAAAGCCGGCAAACGTATTGCAAGACTTGTGGACAGTCCAAACCTCCCCGACGGCGAAGCAACGTTCATGGTCGAAACCGCAGGTATCAAACCCTGCTGA
- a CDS encoding LL-diaminopimelate aminotransferase: MYAKRLDNLPPYLFAQIDALKAQKRAEGVDLIDLGVGDPDLPTPKHIVDALCEAARDPATHHYPDYLGMLEYRKAVATWYDRRFGVKLDPKKEVLALIGSKEGIAHIPEAFVNPGDYVLVSDPGYPVYKTSTLFAEGKCHPMPLLEKNNYLPDYSAIPKDVLKGAKLMFIGYPNNPTGAVAPMEFFEETVEFAKDNDIIVVHDNAYSEISFDGYKSPSFLEAKGAMDVGLETHSLSKTYNMTGWRIGMCVGNAGLIEAFGRVKTNIDSGVFDAIQRAAITALTGPQDCVDQACAVYQERRDALVTGLRSLGFEITSPKASFYVWMKVPDSVEFVARMINEAGIVVTPGTGFGTSGAGYIRFAITRPVDRIKEAIVRMNECGIRG, translated from the coding sequence ATGTATGCAAAACGGCTTGACAATTTACCTCCGTATCTTTTTGCCCAGATAGATGCATTGAAGGCACAGAAGCGTGCCGAGGGTGTTGATTTGATTGATCTTGGTGTGGGGGACCCGGATTTACCGACGCCGAAGCATATTGTTGATGCGTTATGTGAAGCCGCTCGGGATCCTGCAACGCACCATTATCCCGATTACCTGGGAATGCTTGAGTACCGAAAAGCAGTAGCCACTTGGTATGACAGACGTTTCGGTGTGAAGCTCGATCCGAAAAAAGAAGTCCTTGCCCTGATCGGATCCAAAGAGGGTATTGCTCACATACCAGAAGCATTCGTGAATCCTGGAGATTATGTCCTAGTGTCCGATCCAGGATACCCAGTTTACAAGACCTCTACGCTCTTTGCAGAGGGAAAATGCCACCCAATGCCGCTTCTGGAGAAGAACAACTACCTCCCGGACTACTCCGCTATCCCGAAGGATGTTCTCAAAGGTGCAAAACTCATGTTCATCGGGTACCCGAACAACCCGACTGGAGCAGTTGCCCCCATGGAATTTTTCGAAGAGACAGTTGAATTTGCGAAGGACAATGACATCATTGTCGTCCACGACAACGCCTACTCGGAGATCTCCTTCGACGGCTACAAATCACCTTCCTTCCTTGAGGCAAAAGGTGCCATGGATGTCGGACTTGAGACCCACTCACTTTCCAAAACCTATAACATGACCGGCTGGCGTATCGGTATGTGTGTTGGAAATGCTGGTCTCATTGAGGCATTCGGCAGAGTCAAAACCAACATCGACTCAGGTGTATTCGACGCGATCCAGCGTGCTGCGATCACTGCTCTTACCGGACCTCAGGACTGTGTTGATCAGGCCTGTGCTGTGTATCAGGAACGCCGCGACGCCCTTGTCACCGGTCTTCGGTCACTTGGTTTTGAAATAACTTCACCGAAAGCCTCCTTCTATGTATGGATGAAGGTCCCAGACTCGGTCGAGTTCGTTGCAAGAATGATCAACGAGGCAGGAATCGTTGTTACACCAGGTACAGGATTCGGCACATCCGGAGCAGGATACATCCGCTTTGCCATTACCCGCCCGGTCGATAGAATCAAAGAAGCAATAGTCCGCATGAACGAATGCGGTATCCGAGGATAA
- the lysA gene encoding diaminopimelate decarboxylase: protein MNLPESLSVSGGHLFCGGADCVALAEKYGTPLYVTNENHVTGNFRRYEAALKKYTDNVQLLYAAKANENPVIIQSLAREGAGADVFSLGEMRAALEAGIPAEILLFNGSSKTEADLRAAIEKGIKISVDSVDELRQIDTISKELKKTVKIGFRVNPEIVVPTHPKIATGIKNSKFGIPAEMILEAYSEALSMEYVIPVGMHCHIGSQILEVGPFAIACGVIMKVADEITKIGVKLEFVDFGGGLGIPYHREGTVDKAPTPEEYAAAVMPVFLEGCKKAGISPAFWVEPGRWMVGESTVLLARVNSVKKVHKTFVNVDAGFNLLIRPAMYDSWHEVVVANKAGQPAQGTYTVTGPICETGDIFAADRALPTVVAGDLIAVLDTGAYGYAMSSQYNSRPRCPEVLVNGDKAELMRRAETYEEMTGCVVTPSWHRK from the coding sequence ATGAACCTTCCCGAATCACTCTCAGTCAGCGGAGGTCACCTTTTCTGCGGGGGCGCAGACTGCGTTGCCCTTGCAGAAAAGTACGGGACCCCGCTGTATGTCACGAACGAAAATCACGTGACCGGAAACTTCAGACGCTATGAAGCAGCACTGAAGAAGTACACAGACAATGTCCAGCTTCTCTATGCTGCAAAGGCAAATGAGAATCCAGTGATCATCCAGTCGCTTGCACGCGAAGGTGCAGGAGCAGACGTCTTCTCGCTCGGCGAGATGCGTGCAGCCCTCGAAGCCGGCATCCCGGCAGAGATCCTTCTCTTTAACGGCAGTTCAAAGACCGAAGCAGATCTTCGTGCTGCGATCGAAAAGGGCATAAAAATCTCGGTCGACTCTGTCGATGAGCTTCGCCAGATCGATACAATCTCGAAAGAGTTGAAGAAGACCGTCAAGATCGGTTTCCGCGTGAACCCCGAGATCGTTGTACCGACCCATCCAAAGATCGCCACAGGTATCAAAAACAGCAAGTTCGGCATCCCTGCCGAAATGATTCTGGAAGCATACAGTGAAGCCCTTTCCATGGAATATGTGATCCCGGTCGGCATGCACTGTCATATCGGTTCCCAGATCCTCGAAGTAGGACCTTTTGCTATCGCCTGCGGAGTCATCATGAAAGTGGCCGACGAGATCACCAAGATCGGCGTAAAACTCGAGTTCGTCGATTTCGGCGGAGGCCTTGGCATCCCGTATCACCGTGAAGGAACCGTTGACAAGGCCCCGACCCCTGAAGAGTACGCGGCAGCCGTAATGCCGGTATTCCTTGAAGGATGTAAAAAGGCAGGGATCTCCCCGGCATTCTGGGTCGAGCCCGGAAGATGGATGGTCGGCGAGTCGACGGTCCTTCTGGCCCGAGTCAACTCCGTGAAAAAGGTCCACAAGACCTTCGTGAACGTTGATGCAGGATTCAACCTGCTGATCCGTCCGGCGATGTATGACTCCTGGCATGAAGTCGTTGTAGCCAACAAAGCAGGTCAGCCGGCACAAGGAACCTATACGGTTACCGGCCCCATCTGTGAAACTGGAGATATTTTCGCGGCAGACCGCGCTCTGCCCACGGTCGTTGCCGGCGATCTCATCGCAGTCTTGGATACGGGAGCCTATGGATATGCCATGTCTTCCCAGTACAACTCGCGTCCCCGGTGTCCCGAGGTTTTAGTAAACGGCGACAAGGCAGAACTCATGCGCCGTGCCGAAACCTATGAGGAAATGACCGGCTGCGTCGTCACTCCTTCCTGGCACAGGAAATAA
- a CDS encoding elongation factor 1-beta, which produces MGEVVVILKIMPESPEVDLEKLQADIRATVAGIEDMKIEPIGFGLSAIKIAMITEDDEGAGDKIEALFSQIPGIDRAEIESLNRLL; this is translated from the coding sequence ATGGGTGAAGTTGTTGTTATTCTGAAAATCATGCCGGAATCCCCGGAAGTTGATCTTGAGAAACTTCAGGCAGACATCAGAGCAACAGTAGCCGGTATCGAAGATATGAAAATTGAACCGATCGGATTTGGTCTGTCTGCAATCAAGATTGCAATGATCACCGAAGATGATGAAGGAGCAGGCGACAAGATCGAAGCTCTATTCTCCCAGATCCCGGGCATCGACCGTGCAGAGATCGAATCTCTGAATCGGTTACTCTAA
- a CDS encoding zinc finger domain-containing protein, with the protein MATIKCTSCNAPLAERGATEFKCPDCGEVIYRCARCRKQSVKYTCPKCGFQGL; encoded by the coding sequence ATGGCAACTATAAAATGTACATCATGCAATGCCCCGCTCGCAGAGCGCGGTGCTACCGAGTTTAAATGCCCGGACTGTGGAGAGGTAATTTACCGCTGTGCACGCTGCAGAAAACAGAGTGTTAAATACACCTGCCCGAAGTGCGGATTCCAGGGGCTCTGA
- the gatC gene encoding Asp-tRNA(Asn)/Glu-tRNA(Gln) amidotransferase subunit GatC: MVKENEVLHIAELADIGISSSELGKFTEHFNAILEYFDILDTLEATGPLERQLVNIFREDEVRPCISQEDALRNSHNPEDGYIRAPKVI, encoded by the coding sequence ATGGTCAAAGAAAACGAAGTACTCCATATCGCCGAACTAGCAGATATCGGCATTTCATCCTCAGAACTCGGTAAATTTACCGAACATTTCAATGCAATTCTCGAATATTTCGACATTCTCGATACTTTAGAGGCCACTGGCCCTCTCGAGCGCCAACTCGTCAATATCTTCCGTGAGGATGAGGTTCGGCCATGCATTTCCCAGGAGGACGCCCTCCGAAACTCACACAATCCGGAAGACGGCTATATCCGTGCCCCGAAGGTGATCTGA
- a CDS encoding PRC-barrel domain-containing protein encodes MQSEQFTHNIRRKRVMSTDGKIIGQIRNISFDAPTGQLKALLIRPDAGFDATGYKLENEAITLPFEAVKDITDFIVVDRYMLR; translated from the coding sequence ATGCAGAGTGAGCAGTTTACCCATAATATCCGTAGAAAGCGCGTGATGAGTACCGATGGTAAGATCATCGGACAGATCAGGAACATTTCCTTTGATGCGCCGACCGGGCAGTTGAAGGCACTTCTCATCCGCCCTGATGCTGGTTTTGATGCGACCGGTTATAAACTCGAAAATGAGGCGATCACCTTGCCGTTTGAAGCAGTGAAGGACATAACGGACTTCATTGTGGTCGACAGGTATATGCTTCGCTGA
- a CDS encoding phosphoglycolate phosphatase, whose translation MPKAFITDIDGTLTDERRRLSTEVVDEMRRILDDGIPIILASGNTLCFLDAFSHMIGTDGTVIAENGGVYRLGYLGRKQIAGNQEICRAAYEKIVAELQPKGDELRLFSPKYRESDIAFSRDAPTEIIKDILKDMPVNVIDTGFAIHLQIPDITKGAAFEKLAELMGLTPADFLVAGDSVNDVSMLKLGGISIAPANASPEAKQAADMVMDKTYGEGTADALRKYF comes from the coding sequence ATGCCCAAGGCATTCATCACCGATATTGACGGAACCTTAACAGACGAACGCCGCAGACTTTCGACTGAAGTTGTCGATGAGATGCGCAGGATCCTCGATGATGGGATCCCGATCATACTTGCATCAGGAAACACCCTCTGTTTTCTGGACGCCTTCTCCCACATGATCGGAACGGATGGGACCGTAATCGCCGAGAACGGCGGTGTGTACCGTCTGGGATATCTCGGCCGAAAACAAATTGCCGGCAACCAGGAAATCTGTCGTGCTGCCTATGAAAAGATCGTAGCGGAACTTCAGCCGAAAGGTGACGAACTGCGTCTTTTCAGCCCCAAATACCGGGAATCAGATATCGCATTTTCCCGTGATGCTCCTACCGAGATCATAAAAGACATACTCAAAGACATGCCGGTCAACGTCATCGACACAGGATTTGCCATTCACCTTCAGATCCCCGACATCACCAAAGGTGCAGCCTTCGAAAAACTGGCAGAGCTGATGGGACTCACTCCCGCAGACTTTCTGGTCGCGGGAGACTCTGTCAACGATGTGTCGATGCTGAAACTCGGCGGAATTTCAATTGCTCCGGCAAACGCCTCTCCAGAAGCAAAACAAGCCGCCGATATGGTAATGGACAAAACGTACGGCGAAGGAACAGCCGACGCTCTCCGAAAATACTTTTAA
- a CDS encoding phospholipase D-like domain-containing protein, whose protein sequence is MKRLLLTLLLLTICISPVSAFVLTEFCPDGYASGDGDEYFVLEGTGSLAGWTVSDGEGTISFPAGTVSGGRIVVARSAAAYNQIHGTLPDYEILESGATPNVLQSGRFQLANTGDDLSILLQGQTVQTVSWPNELAASNGLVHVYTNGVWDERVYKIGQSRFSPETFIADSVTLFVSPDSSYSAVTGVIRDSSETLLISMYEFTHPEIAREIASAVDRGVEVTLLLEGGPVGGISDEEKGVMNYLTENGVSVSTIESEGNLPARYLYLHAKYMVADDYVTVVLSENFKPSGIPLTGTKGNRGWGAVVRDAEIADYFTDVFTADISGYDIYPYIPGTEPLPETWADEKITPYFSELTLYNVNITPVISPDTSSLVPELIRSATNSIDIQQAYISPYPDGENTWLSAVLDAADRGAEIRVMLDGMYYNTEDDADNDELVATLNRYGNAVSAKLLSPSAYLTKLHNKGVIVDGEYVLISSINWNYNSPNNNREAGLIIQSTEAAEYYTAVFTFDWNGDYEKDPLSAGIGFDVRFLLAGGIAILLIGILIYRRR, encoded by the coding sequence ATGAAAAGGTTGCTTCTCACACTTTTGCTCCTCACCATCTGCATATCCCCCGTCTCAGCTTTCGTTCTCACTGAGTTCTGCCCTGATGGATATGCCTCCGGAGACGGAGATGAGTATTTTGTTTTGGAAGGGACTGGCAGTCTCGCAGGATGGACCGTCTCCGACGGTGAAGGAACGATCTCTTTTCCTGCCGGGACTGTTTCCGGAGGGCGCATAGTTGTTGCCCGAAGTGCCGCAGCATATAATCAGATCCACGGCACACTCCCGGATTATGAGATCCTGGAGAGCGGGGCGACACCAAACGTCCTGCAGAGCGGAAGATTCCAACTGGCGAACACCGGTGATGACCTCTCGATTCTTTTGCAGGGACAAACCGTGCAGACAGTCTCCTGGCCAAATGAACTTGCAGCATCGAATGGTTTGGTCCATGTGTACACAAACGGGGTCTGGGACGAGCGGGTCTATAAGATCGGGCAGAGCAGATTCTCTCCAGAAACATTCATCGCAGACTCGGTGACACTGTTCGTCTCACCGGACTCGTCATATTCTGCAGTAACCGGCGTGATCCGTGACTCGAGCGAAACCCTGCTGATCTCCATGTACGAGTTTACGCATCCGGAAATCGCCCGTGAGATCGCCTCAGCTGTAGATCGGGGTGTTGAGGTAACACTCCTTCTCGAAGGAGGTCCGGTGGGCGGCATCTCTGATGAAGAAAAAGGCGTGATGAACTATCTGACAGAAAACGGCGTCTCCGTCAGTACGATCGAAAGTGAGGGAAACCTCCCCGCGAGGTACCTATATCTGCATGCAAAATATATGGTGGCGGATGATTACGTAACGGTCGTTCTTTCGGAAAACTTCAAACCAAGCGGCATACCCCTCACAGGAACCAAAGGAAACAGAGGATGGGGAGCAGTTGTCCGGGATGCAGAGATCGCCGATTACTTCACGGATGTGTTCACCGCCGACATTTCCGGCTACGACATTTATCCCTACATCCCCGGAACAGAACCTCTGCCGGAGACTTGGGCCGATGAAAAGATAACTCCGTATTTTTCTGAGCTGACTCTCTATAACGTGAACATAACGCCGGTCATCTCACCGGACACCAGCAGCCTTGTTCCTGAACTTATTCGATCAGCGACCAACTCCATTGATATTCAGCAGGCCTATATCTCGCCGTATCCCGATGGTGAAAATACCTGGCTCTCCGCAGTCCTTGATGCAGCGGACCGTGGAGCTGAAATCCGAGTGATGCTGGACGGCATGTATTATAATACTGAAGATGATGCGGACAATGATGAACTGGTGGCAACGCTGAACAGATACGGCAATGCCGTTTCTGCAAAACTGCTCTCACCGAGCGCATATCTTACCAAACTGCACAACAAAGGAGTGATCGTTGACGGCGAGTATGTTCTGATCAGTTCGATCAACTGGAACTACAACTCGCCGAACAACAACCGTGAAGCCGGACTGATCATACAAAGCACAGAGGCTGCCGAGTATTATACAGCAGTCTTTACCTTTGATTGGAATGGAGACTATGAGAAAGATCCGCTCTCCGCCGGAATCGGTTTTGACGTCCGGTTTCTGCTTGCCGGGGGCATTGCAATTCTTTTGATCGGCATCCTGATCTATCGGAGAAGATAA
- the speD gene encoding S-adenosylmethionine decarboxylase, with protein sequence MKQMTANHLTDAEVIAEFKKEDCWGLCTSIDLKECDPATIRDAEKIHQFVLELADLIDMKRFGEPQIIHFGPNDRVAGYSMTQLIETSLLSAHFANDTNAAYIDIFSCKEYVPSVAAAFCKKFFGAKGMNNTVFFRTI encoded by the coding sequence ATGAAACAGATGACAGCAAACCACCTGACCGACGCAGAGGTCATTGCAGAGTTTAAGAAAGAAGACTGCTGGGGTCTTTGCACCTCTATCGACCTGAAAGAGTGTGACCCGGCAACGATCCGTGATGCAGAAAAGATCCACCAGTTCGTACTGGAACTTGCTGACCTGATCGATATGAAACGCTTCGGCGAACCACAGATCATCCACTTCGGCCCAAATGACAGAGTCGCCGGTTACTCAATGACCCAGCTCATCGAGACTTCCCTCCTCTCTGCTCACTTTGCGAATGACACCAACGCAGCCTATATCGATATCTTCAGCTGCAAAGAGTATGTCCCCTCGGTCGCCGCAGCATTCTGTAAGAAGTTCTTCGGCGCAAAGGGAATGAACAACACTGTGTTCTTCCGCACCATCTAA
- a CDS encoding uridylate kinase, with amino-acid sequence MTDGTVIKFGGSLMDIAGEILSELPVSPILIVPGGGIFADFVRAEEIDDDAAHWKAIDAMEKYGRFLSTFGYPVTSELVIPKEPTIFLPKRLLQREDPLPHTWDITSDSISAWIAGVIKCRLLVIKSADSETDLLDSSFLSVLAGSGVSAEIINGRIIGSVRHYFEATRL; translated from the coding sequence ATGACGGACGGGACGGTGATAAAATTCGGCGGGAGTCTGATGGATATTGCAGGAGAGATACTTTCCGAGCTCCCGGTATCACCGATCCTTATCGTTCCAGGCGGCGGGATTTTTGCGGATTTTGTTCGGGCTGAGGAGATCGACGATGATGCCGCGCACTGGAAAGCGATCGATGCGATGGAAAAATACGGCAGGTTTCTTTCCACTTTCGGATATCCGGTCACGAGTGAACTCGTGATCCCAAAGGAACCTACGATATTTCTCCCAAAACGTCTTCTCCAAAGAGAAGACCCGCTCCCTCACACATGGGACATCACCTCCGACTCGATCTCGGCATGGATCGCTGGGGTCATCAAATGCCGTCTTCTGGTCATAAAATCAGCCGATTCAGAGACGGATCTTCTAGATTCCTCGTTTCTATCCGTTCTTGCAGGAAGCGGCGTGTCTGCGGAGATCATCAACGGAAGGATCATTGGGAGTGTCCGGCATTACTTTGAAGCCACACGTTTATAA
- a CDS encoding winged helix-turn-helix domain-containing protein — MQRTNMPKSCLTIFQLLERTGSQTHKDIVLSTGLAPRTVRYALRRLKENGLIIEKFNFRDARQAIYMPKMTATPSHASA; from the coding sequence ATGCAGAGAACAAACATGCCCAAGTCGTGTCTCACGATCTTCCAATTACTGGAACGCACCGGTTCTCAGACGCACAAAGATATTGTCTTAAGCACAGGACTTGCGCCACGCACGGTCCGTTATGCGCTCAGACGTCTGAAGGAAAATGGTCTCATCATCGAGAAGTTCAACTTCCGTGATGCACGCCAGGCAATCTACATGCCAAAGATGACTGCAACTCCGAGTCACGCCTCGGCCTGA